The segment CAATACATGCATCCAAGGGTCTGGAATTTCACACCGTTTTTGTGGATATCGCCGACGGCTGGAACGTAAAACAAACGTCTCCACAAGAAGTCTTAGAGGAAGAACACCGAGTCCTGTATGTGGCATTATCTAGAGCCAAAGACAGTTTAGTGATTATCGGATCTTTGAGAAATTCTAATAGGGAAACGGCCGAAGATCTTTTCTTCTCATATTTTGCAAAGGTCCTTCCCACCTGGAAAAAACCTCCTGGATAAAAGCATCTTATACTTTGCATTTACCGAATGTAATGAAATTTTGGATCAAGGATAGAATTGATGAAATTTTTCTTAATAGAGTTACTATACACCGTGCCCATAGAAAAAATTGACGAGGCAGTCGTAGAGCATCGTAATTTTTTGCAAACCTTGTATGATAAAGGAATTCTCCTTCTCTCCGGCCCCAAGGAACCTCGAATTGGTGGAGTGATTTTAGGAAAGTCCAAATCTTTGCAGGAAATCCAAGATATATTCCAAAACGACCCGTTTCAAAAATATGATTATGCAAGCTATAAATTCACCGAATTTTCTCCGGTAAAACGCCAAACATTTTTAGAAGATTGGATTCAGCAAAAATAATGCCGGATCCTAAACCGGGATTATTCTTTACGTTTTGTTGATGGAAAAAAACCGACTTCCCGCTCATTGTTGAGCGGGAAGCTGGGAGCAAGTGGATTGGATGGGTGCTTAAATGGTTGCTAACGCCGCGTTAGCTAGTTCGTAACCTCCGGTTTGATCCGGGTGAAAACCAGGTTTAAAATAAAGGAGCGCCATTCCTGCAAGCGCCGGATACAATACTCGTCCTTGAGGGCGTGCGCCGTTTAAATCCTTAAAGTATTTGCGGATTCCCACTTTCTTGTCCGCGATTAAAAACCAATGCTGTAAGAAAAGTGAATATCCCCAGAATATTGCGGACGCGATCAAGAAGCCGAAAATCCTTAAAGTATAACTTTTAGAAACGGTTTGCAAGACGTCATAAGCGACCGATTTATGCTCAATCTCTTCGCATGCGTGCCAAAGAAGTAGATTTCGCATTTCACCTTCCGCATAATCGTAAAGTCTGTTTCTCAAAACGACCTCGCCCATACTTGCGGTATAATGCTCCAATCCTGCAGTGACTGAAAGTTTTAATTTTTTCCCGAAAAGAAACTCCAGTAAGGGCAACAGAATTCCAAAAGCGGTTTTTATATAAAATTTCAGCATGGCCTTAACTGGACGACCTTGGGCTTCCAAAATTTCAAGCGCTTTCTCGTGCTCTTTTCCGTGCTGGACTTCCTGTCCGATGAAAGCTTTTACCCTATTCTGCAATCCTGGATCCTTTACTCGGTCTGCGAAGGCCTTAACACTTTTAATAAAGAATCTCTCCCCTTCGGGAAACAGAATATGATAAGCGTTTACATTATGCGTTAAAAAGGAATTGTCGGCCACATAGTGATCGGATACGTTTTCAAGGCCGACGAAATCCATTTTGCGAACCGACGGCGATTTAGCATCGATCGGCTTTAAATTTCTTTTTTTAGCTGTTGTTACATTACTCATTTCTCTTCACCAAAACCTAAATTATATAGTTGCTAACGCAGCGTTCGCCAATTCATACCCGCCGGTTTGATCGGGATGAAAATCCCGTTTAAAATATAACAGAAATGCTTTGGAAATATCTTTCCAAAGTAATCCTGCATATGGCCCGGCGTTTTTCATATCCGCGAAATACCTTTTAAAACCGATTCCGGGATCCGAGAAAATAAACAAATGCTGTATTATGATTGCGTAACCCCAAAACATAAAGGTCGCTACGATAAAGCCGAAAACCCGTAAAAGATAACTTTTGGACACGGTCTGTAATACGTCATAGGCGACCGATTTATGTTCGATCTCTTCGCAAGCGTGCCAGAGAAGAAGGTTTCTCATTTCACCTTCGGCTTGGTCGTGCAAGTTGTGACGTAACGAAATTTCGCCCATAGTGGCGGTATAATGCTCCAAACCCGCCGTTACGGACAACTTCAGTTTTTTACCGAAAAGAAACTCGAGAATAGGCCAGAAGAGTTCATACGCCGTCTTTACATAAAATTTTAGAATCTTAGCGACCGGGTATCCTTTCTTCTCAAGCATCTCTAAAGCCTTTTCGTGTTCCTTACCGTGCTGCACTTCCTGTCCGATGAAGGCCTTGATATTGTTCTGGAGTTTCGGATCCTGAACTTTGTCAGCGAAAGCTTTTACGCTTTTAATGAAGAATCTTTCGCCCTCCGGAAAAATAATATGATAGGCGTTTACCGTATGCGTGACGAATGAATTCCCGGCGATATAATAATTAGAAAGCTGATCCAAGCC is part of the Leptospira broomii serovar Hurstbridge str. 5399 genome and harbors:
- a CDS encoding YciI family protein, giving the protein MKFFLIELLYTVPIEKIDEAVVEHRNFLQTLYDKGILLLSGPKEPRIGGVILGKSKSLQEIQDIFQNDPFQKYDYASYKFTEFSPVKRQTFLEDWIQQK
- a CDS encoding metal-dependent hydrolase, with translation MSNVTTAKKRNLKPIDAKSPSVRKMDFVGLENVSDHYVADNSFLTHNVNAYHILFPEGERFFIKSVKAFADRVKDPGLQNRVKAFIGQEVQHGKEHEKALEILEAQGRPVKAMLKFYIKTAFGILLPLLEFLFGKKLKLSVTAGLEHYTASMGEVVLRNRLYDYAEGEMRNLLLWHACEEIEHKSVAYDVLQTVSKSYTLRIFGFLIASAIFWGYSLFLQHWFLIADKKVGIRKYFKDLNGARPQGRVLYPALAGMALLYFKPGFHPDQTGGYELANAALATI
- a CDS encoding metal-dependent hydrolase yields the protein MTVQMKRKKRDLKPIDAQAPSVRKMDFEGLDQLSNYYIAGNSFVTHTVNAYHIIFPEGERFFIKSVKAFADKVQDPKLQNNIKAFIGQEVQHGKEHEKALEMLEKKGYPVAKILKFYVKTAYELFWPILEFLFGKKLKLSVTAGLEHYTATMGEISLRHNLHDQAEGEMRNLLLWHACEEIEHKSVAYDVLQTVSKSYLLRVFGFIVATFMFWGYAIIIQHLFIFSDPGIGFKRYFADMKNAGPYAGLLWKDISKAFLLYFKRDFHPDQTGGYELANAALATI